The window ACCCGCGGTGATCTTGAGCGTGTAGCTGACCCCGGCGATGCTCTCGTGCACCACGCCGCACAGGCCGTCGAGCCGCGCGGACTTGAAACCCGCGCGCGCCATGCCTTTGCTGGCCCCGGTGCCGCCGTTGTCGGCGAGCCGGTCGTGCAGCAGCGCGGCGAAACCGGCGCCCTGCACCTGGTCGGACTTGATCGCGAACGGCTTGTTCACCACCATGAAGTTGGCCGCCAGCAAGCCTTGCGCCATCCCCACGCCGAGCAGCCCCACGACCACGGTCGCGGGAATGGCCAGCAGCGACGAGCGCCCGACCCGGCTGCCGCGCCGCACGTCGTCGGCGGCTTCCTCACGCATCCGGGCGTTCCAGGCCGCCACCGCGGCGAACCGCTTACCCGCCATCACGCCTGACCTTCAGCGGTGCGGCGGAACATGCGGCGCAGCTTCGGGTGTTCGGGCTTCGGGCCCCAGGCGAAGATCATGCCGCCGCCGATGACCCCGCAGATCATCCCGACCCCGAAGCCACCGAGGTTCGACAGCACCAGCGACGCGACCGCGAAGACCACGCCGAGCAACCCGGCGAGGTGGCGCTGCGACGGGACGAACCAGGAGAAGAAGGCGAACATCATCATCGAGCCGCCCAGCACGTAGCCGGACATGCCGCCGACCCCGGCGGCCAGCGTGACCGACATCGGGGCGAGAGTCAGGGAGAGGATCACCCAGCCGCCGAACGCGAGCCAGGCGCCGCCCCAGAACGGACGGGTGCGGCGGAAGCGGGTGAACGCCGCCCAGGCACGGGCCGGTCTGCCCGGCGTCTTGGCGGTGCCTGCGTGGTCCGAGTGGTCCGCGATCGGTTCGGTCATGGCGAACTCCTGTCGATCTGGTCGGTCCGCACGTGTTGATGGCGGCGGCCGTCCGCCACCAACACGCGGCGGGATCAGGGAACGATGGTGCAGTTGGTCGAGCCGGACTCGATGGCCAGCGACAGACCGGTCAGGTTGATCGTCCCGGCGATCGTCGCCGAGTAGGCCTCAGCGTGCAGGCCGTTGAGGTTCGCCGTGGTCGACTGCAGACCGAAGTTGCCGGGCGTGCCACCGAGCGAGCCGGTGCTGGTGCCCATCTGCACGTCGTCCGCGCTCTTGCCGAGCGCCAGGCCGTTCATCGAGGCGTTGGCGTTGACCGACTCACCGTCGAGCACCAGGTCCTGCGCCGCGATGTCGTTGACCGCGTCGTTCGGGTTGCCCGCCGCGATCTTGAGCGTGAACGGCAGGCCGAGCACGCTCTGGTGGACCGCCGCGCAGAGGCCGTTCAGGTTGGCCGTCTGGAAGCCCGCCCGCGCCACGGCCTGACCGCTCGTGGTGCCGTCGGCGTTGTCCTTCGTGACCTTGTCCATGATCGCGCCGAAACCGTCGCCCGCGAGGGCGGCCGACTCGATCTGGAAAGGCTTGCCGTTGACGTTGAACGACGCCGCGAGCAGACCCTGGGCCAGCGCGATGCCGAGCGTCGCCATGGCGATTCCGGCGACGCCCGTGACCGCGGTGAAGCGGCCCCATCTTGTTCTGCCCAGTGTGGTTTCCTGCATCTGACCTCCTGGTTTCGTTGCCCTCCGCAGTCACGCGGAGAACTGCTGGGAAATCACCGCACCACCGAAAATGGGCAGGCCGAATAACACACAGTCACAGCGGAGTAGCGGCGGCCGCCCTCGCTCGCCGGTATCCGCCACCAGCCGTAACCGTGTGTCCCTGATCACCCGGTGGGGGTGAACGAACGGTGCCATTTGTGTTGCCTGGTGACAAGAGCTTCGACGCGGTGCTGGTCAGAGGTGAGCGAGTTGTGTGACTCTTGGTAACGCGTACTGTGGGTAACACGCGCTTGATCGACAGCTTGTGGCGGTCTGTAAAGGGGGCGAGTGTCTGCCATTCGGCGGTATCGAGCCGGATTTCTCGCCGGTCGTGGTAACAGAAAGTAATAGGTTACGTATCGGTAACATGCCGTATCCATTCCGCCGAACGCCGTCTTTGATACCCGGAATGGAGAGTCCAGTGGTCGTAGGCGGAAGACGCGGAAGAGTCGCGCGGCGGGTGCTGGGAGCCGTGGCGGCGCTCGCCGCGCTGGCCTTGGTCGGCGTGGTCATCGCGGTCACGTTCGCCAACCGGATCGACGGCCAGAGCATGAGCCCGACCCTCGGCGACGGCGACCGGATCTTGTTGGAGCCCTTCTTCG is drawn from Actinokineospora alba and contains these coding sequences:
- a CDS encoding DUF6114 domain-containing protein translates to MTEPIADHSDHAGTAKTPGRPARAWAAFTRFRRTRPFWGGAWLAFGGWVILSLTLAPMSVTLAAGVGGMSGYVLGGSMMMFAFFSWFVPSQRHLAGLLGVVFAVASLVLSNLGGFGVGMICGVIGGGMIFAWGPKPEHPKLRRMFRRTAEGQA
- a CDS encoding DUF6230 family protein, whose translation is MQETTLGRTRWGRFTAVTGVAGIAMATLGIALAQGLLAASFNVNGKPFQIESAALAGDGFGAIMDKVTKDNADGTTSGQAVARAGFQTANLNGLCAAVHQSVLGLPFTLKIAAGNPNDAVNDIAAQDLVLDGESVNANASMNGLALGKSADDVQMGTSTGSLGGTPGNFGLQSTTANLNGLHAEAYSATIAGTINLTGLSLAIESGSTNCTIVP
- a CDS encoding DUF6230 family protein — translated: MAGKRFAAVAAWNARMREEAADDVRRGSRVGRSSLLAIPATVVVGLLGVGMAQGLLAANFMVVNKPFAIKSDQVQGAGFAALLHDRLADNGGTGASKGMARAGFKSARLDGLCGVVHESIAGVSYTLKITAGEPVNGTPEGTAEINASDLILEAVSVNASNSTFADMYLGKSADDVNMGVTRLDGGTAGNFGLEAGTVNIANLDASAYTIELVGSIGLPGLKLAIEPGTVGC